In Epilithonimonas zeae, the DNA window CATTAAAAACTGGAAAGAAGTCTGATGTAATCCAGCTGCAATAACACTATACTTCCCTATCAAATCATTAGTTAAAGATCTTACTTTTGCATAATCACCTTTATAAAGATAAAACCTTGACATCATACCTTTAAGGGCATTAATGGTTAGATCTGATTTAGTATTTGAATACATTGTACCTGCAGTCATTAATTGAAGAGCTTTTGTAAAATCTGCATCAATTTGCGCTTCTGTTTGTGCAATGGTAGCCCTTGGCATCAAAGCTTTTGGATCATATTTCAATGGTAATACAATTCCCAATGTACCATTTGGGATATATTTTTGTCCATAAAGTCTGAAAGCATCAAAGAAAGCAATTGCTCTCAATCCGTAAGCTTGACCTTGCGCAAATGTTGCTGTAGCTTTATCAGCTGATGTTCCTTCAATTCCATTAAGGTCAGAATTGATAACAATATTAGACTTACCAACTACTTCATAGATTCTGTTATATGTATCCCTTGCGTAAAGATCATTTGACACCTGCGTATAATTATAAACGTTTGTATAATATCCACCTTGCAATGTGCTATACATCTCGTCTGATCTAATTTCTGCATAAGCTAAAAAATCAGCTCCATAGTATTGCGTATTGCGCATAGAAACATATGCTCCTCTTACAAAGGATTGCATTTCTTGAGTTGTTTTTAGAGGAGCTTGTTCTACTTCCTGGTAAAACTCTCTTTCTACAAAATCATCAGAACAAGATATAGTTAAAGATCCAATAAGAACCGCAAGAATCCCTGTTTTTATTATATTATTCATCTTATTTAATTTATTCATTTAAAAACTTAGATTAACACCAAATAGGTAAGACTTTAGGATTGGTAGTGCGAGATTTGTGTAACCAGACACGTTAACCTCAGGATCAAATTTAAGTCTATCATCAAACCTATGAGTCCAAGCATTATTCGCCATTACATATATTTGTACGGAGTTAAGACCACTTCCATTAAGAATATCGCCAGTAAAAGTATATCCAAATCTTGCATTACTTAATCTTATAAAGTCTGAATCATACAAGAACCTTGTTGAAGCTGCATTTGATCTTTTATTACCACCAGATAATGGTTTAGGATTGTTGGCACTTGTATTAGTAGGAGTCCAATAATCACCCATAACATCACCGTAACCTGGATAAGTAGCTGTATATTGACCATCGCTCCAAGTATATGAAGCCCAGTCGTCATAAATTTTTCCACCAAATCCATAAGTGAATTGAAGATCCAAACCAAAACCTTTATAAGACAAACTTGTATTGGCTCCTCCAAAAAGTGTGCTCAAGAACGATCCTTGTGTTGCTTGTTGAGCTTTATTGTAATCGTTTGTTGTCTCACCACCAACACCATTGACATACCATAATGGATCTCCGTTTGCAGCATCTACACCAGCCCATTTTCTAAGATAAAACGTACGAACGCCCTCTCCTTCTCTCAAAGTAGTTGTTCCCGTATTTACAGTTCCTCCGTATAATTCGGTTATCTCATTATGCAGTGTTGACAAGTTACCGCCAATACTCCAATTAAAATCTCCTTTGAAAATATCAGCATTAATGGAGAATTCAAATCCTCTATTAACTAACGTACCAATATTATCAACCATAACTCCGTAAGTATACACTCCTGTCGTTTCATTATAAATTACACCACCTTGAGAAGGAGAAAGTGGTACATTATAAATCAAATCATTGGTTTTCTTACTATAATATTCTGCGCTTATCTTAATTCTATCATTGAATAATCCTAAATCAAAACCGATGTTTAAAGGATTTACAGTTTCCCAAGATAAGTTTGGATTATCGATGTTATAGTACTGCGCACCAGCAAAATCATTATAATTCAAATTATAAGCAAACAATGCGTATGGATTAGCTGTAATCTGGTTACCCAGTTTTCCATAAGATCCTCTAAATTTCAACATTGATATCGCATCAATTTCTTTTAAGAAATTAATTCTTGCCAAATCAACACCTACACCTACAGACCAAAAATCACCAGCTTTTTTACCTGGCATAAACTGTGATAACACATCTCTTCTGTATGATCCATCAATCAACACCAATTTATCATAATCATAATGTGCTGTGACTGCATAACCATATCTAGAATTAATAAATTGTCTACCTGCGTATCCATAAGGTACAACAAAGTTAGAAAGTGTTTCTAAAGAAGGATTCCCTACTGTAATACCTGTTGCCGATAAGAATTTCCTATCAGATTTGTATGCTTCTTGAATGAAGGATGCTCCGATATTATGTCGGTCAATTTTTTTAGAATAATCTAAGATATTCTGAACATTAAAGTTAAAAAACCTATTAACAGATGTTCTCTGATATCCTCCATACCCAAACCCATCTCCATGGATTGGATTCCAATATCTATCTTCTTCAACACTTATATATTCCGGAGAGAATACAAATCTATAAGTTAGGTTATTTAAAATTTTGTATTCTGCATTCAAGTTGGCAAAAGCTCTTAATGCTCCTGCTTGTTCATAATTTTTTTCTAGTAAATATCCTGGATTAAATTGATTATTACTCAATCTTGCAGTAGCAGGGTTCCAATACCAAGATCCATCAGGATTTCTTGCCTGATCAGTCGGTCTATTAAAATACTGGGCTAAAATTGGATTTGCAAAACCGCCACCTTCTGGCAATGTTCTAGTTTTTCCATGTGAA includes these proteins:
- a CDS encoding SusC/RagA family TonB-linked outer membrane protein: MNVKLKILSAGVLFFTGQALLAQKTDTVNTANIDEVVIVGFGQKKTVQEVTGSISTMTGKSIEDIPVASVDKMLQGRVSGVQVGAASGQPGGFANVRVRGVSSINGVTSPIYIVDGVRVASGDLTTANTTANILANMNPDDIESVTVLKDAVSTAVYGADAGAGVIVITTKSGKRGKPRFNLSYNTGFNQQAVSNHRAFTGQEYKEYLRDLLNNTLNTNHSIEDIANANGTIGNATFANIMKSPYSTDWQDVVRKDGYQQNADLSMSGGNDKFTYYASANMFDQNSIIRNSFFKRLSYTTKLSYQATEKLKISSDFQISHGKTRTLPEGGGFANPILAQYFNRPTDQARNPDGSWYWNPATARLSNNQFNPGYLLEKNYEQAGALRAFANLNAEYKILNNLTYRFVFSPEYISVEEDRYWNPIHGDGFGYGGYQRTSVNRFFNFNVQNILDYSKKIDRHNIGASFIQEAYKSDRKFLSATGITVGNPSLETLSNFVVPYGYAGRQFINSRYGYAVTAHYDYDKLVLIDGSYRRDVLSQFMPGKKAGDFWSVGVGVDLARINFLKEIDAISMLKFRGSYGKLGNQITANPYALFAYNLNYNDFAGAQYYNIDNPNLSWETVNPLNIGFDLGLFNDRIKISAEYYSKKTNDLIYNVPLSPSQGGVIYNETTGVYTYGVMVDNIGTLVNRGFEFSINADIFKGDFNWSIGGNLSTLHNEITELYGGTVNTGTTTLREGEGVRTFYLRKWAGVDAANGDPLWYVNGVGGETTNDYNKAQQATQGSFLSTLFGGANTSLSYKGFGLDLQFTYGFGGKIYDDWASYTWSDGQYTATYPGYGDVMGDYWTPTNTSANNPKPLSGGNKRSNAASTRFLYDSDFIRLSNARFGYTFTGDILNGSGLNSVQIYVMANNAWTHRFDDRLKFDPEVNVSGYTNLALPILKSYLFGVNLSF
- a CDS encoding RagB/SusD family nutrient uptake outer membrane protein, which produces MNKLNKMNNIIKTGILAVLIGSLTISCSDDFVEREFYQEVEQAPLKTTQEMQSFVRGAYVSMRNTQYYGADFLAYAEIRSDEMYSTLQGGYYTNVYNYTQVSNDLYARDTYNRIYEVVGKSNIVINSDLNGIEGTSADKATATFAQGQAYGLRAIAFFDAFRLYGQKYIPNGTLGIVLPLKYDPKALMPRATIAQTEAQIDADFTKALQLMTAGTMYSNTKSDLTINALKGMMSRFYLYKGDYAKVRSLTNDLIGKYSVIAAGLHQTSFQFLMNGAAPNSVFELAVGINSSLSTGSYRQRLNSLGYGNIVVSAAAYNSYATNDIRRNLITVAGTGANAVRYLSNNNGTGKYTNTVGADNIKILRYEEILLNGVEAELNGGDPAKALTYYNQIITNRGLTEATTVDMALLKAERMKELLGEGLRQWDLRRWGDAIPRPAAAPADQNLNAFPIPRTETDIAGTPVLPNPGYDNSN